The following coding sequences are from one Geothrix sp. window:
- the leuS gene encoding leucine--tRNA ligase, translating into MPFQPLTQEPEIQRRWLESGAFRAKRSAELLPDSKTFYMLVMLPYPSGRIHMGHVRNYTLGDVTARFRRMRGYEVMHPLGWDSFGLPAENAAIKHGIHPAIWTRANIEEMKGQIQKMGISYDWDREIASFQDDYYRWNQWLFLKMWEAGDVFRAMRTVNWCEALGTVLANEQVVDGKDERTGHPVTQKPLEQYFFKTTKYADELLDCLDGLDWPENVKTMQRHWIGRSEGARARFTLTSGEEIEVFTTRLDTLFGVTFMALSTEHPVIEKAAETDPELKAFCDTVASQSREERLTSDVKLGHRSKLSAIHPFTGEEVPVFAANYVLMDYGTGAVMGVPAHDERDNEFAKKYGLAIPQVIESESEWDLGTLVNSGEFTGMKSEDAITAMVAKLGDRAAKTTTYKLKDWGLSRQRYWGTPIPTVHCEACGVVPEKAENLPVRLPEDVAFTGVGPSPLTTSRAFLDCACPACGKPARRETDTMDTFVDSSWYWLRYLDPKNTELPFAKAESDAWMPVDLYVGGIEHATMHLIYARFFYKVLRDLGLASGPEPFQKLICQGMVLKDGSKMSKSKGNIVDPDEVISKYGADALRLFMIFAAPIEKEIDWTGFEGIEGASRFLKRITRMVEDHAVTADALPAKDQLSAEEKALLIKLNQTLARLTDDLERRYQFNTVVSGLMELSNALHDLPGDAPHRRAVMQHALDAFVRLMSPVAPHLAEQLWSQLGRPGLCMQAAWPEADAQYLEADEVLVVVQVNGKVRGRITVPASATEAQRREAALACPEAQSHLAGKEVVKVVLPPGGKLVSIVVKG; encoded by the coding sequence ATGCCCTTCCAGCCCCTGACCCAGGAACCCGAGATCCAGCGCCGCTGGCTCGAGTCCGGCGCGTTCCGCGCCAAGCGGTCAGCGGAACTGCTGCCGGACTCCAAGACCTTCTACATGCTCGTGATGCTGCCCTACCCCTCGGGCCGCATCCACATGGGCCACGTGCGCAACTACACCCTGGGCGATGTCACGGCCCGCTTCCGCCGAATGCGGGGCTACGAGGTCATGCACCCCCTTGGCTGGGACAGCTTCGGCCTGCCCGCGGAAAACGCCGCCATCAAGCACGGCATCCACCCCGCCATCTGGACCCGGGCCAACATCGAGGAGATGAAGGGCCAGATCCAGAAGATGGGCATCAGCTACGACTGGGACCGCGAGATCGCCAGCTTCCAGGACGACTACTACCGCTGGAACCAGTGGCTCTTCCTCAAGATGTGGGAGGCGGGCGACGTGTTCCGCGCCATGCGCACCGTGAACTGGTGCGAGGCCCTGGGAACGGTGCTGGCCAACGAGCAGGTGGTGGACGGCAAGGACGAGCGCACCGGCCACCCCGTCACCCAGAAGCCCCTGGAGCAGTACTTCTTCAAGACGACGAAGTATGCGGACGAGCTGCTGGACTGCCTCGACGGCCTGGACTGGCCCGAGAACGTGAAGACCATGCAGCGCCACTGGATCGGAAGGTCCGAAGGGGCCCGTGCACGCTTCACGCTCACGAGTGGGGAAGAGATCGAAGTGTTCACCACGCGGCTCGACACCTTGTTTGGCGTGACCTTCATGGCATTGAGCACGGAACATCCGGTCATCGAGAAGGCCGCGGAAACGGACCCCGAGCTCAAGGCCTTCTGCGACACGGTGGCCTCGCAAAGCCGCGAGGAACGGCTCACGAGCGACGTCAAGCTGGGCCACCGCTCAAAGCTCTCCGCCATCCATCCCTTCACCGGCGAGGAGGTGCCTGTCTTCGCCGCCAACTACGTGCTCATGGACTACGGCACGGGCGCCGTGATGGGCGTGCCCGCCCATGATGAGCGCGACAACGAGTTCGCCAAGAAGTACGGCCTAGCCATCCCCCAGGTCATCGAATCCGAGAGCGAGTGGGATCTCGGCACCCTCGTGAACAGCGGCGAGTTCACGGGCATGAAGAGCGAGGATGCCATCACCGCCATGGTGGCGAAGCTGGGCGACCGCGCCGCCAAGACGACAACCTACAAACTCAAGGACTGGGGCCTCAGCCGCCAGCGCTACTGGGGTACGCCCATCCCCACCGTGCATTGCGAGGCCTGCGGCGTCGTGCCCGAAAAGGCCGAGAACCTGCCCGTGCGCCTGCCGGAAGACGTGGCCTTCACGGGCGTGGGCCCCTCGCCCCTCACCACCTCGCGCGCCTTCCTCGACTGCGCCTGCCCGGCCTGTGGCAAACCTGCGCGCCGCGAGACGGACACCATGGACACCTTCGTGGACAGCAGCTGGTACTGGCTGCGCTACCTGGATCCCAAGAACACGGAGCTGCCCTTCGCCAAGGCCGAAAGCGACGCCTGGATGCCCGTGGACCTCTACGTGGGCGGCATCGAACATGCCACCATGCACCTCATCTACGCCCGCTTCTTCTACAAGGTGCTGCGCGACCTGGGCCTCGCCTCGGGCCCGGAGCCCTTCCAGAAGCTCATCTGCCAGGGCATGGTGCTGAAGGACGGTTCGAAGATGAGCAAGTCCAAGGGCAACATCGTGGACCCGGACGAGGTCATCTCGAAGTACGGAGCCGACGCCCTGCGCCTTTTCATGATCTTTGCGGCGCCCATCGAGAAGGAGATCGACTGGACCGGCTTCGAGGGCATCGAGGGCGCCAGCCGCTTCCTCAAGCGCATCACCCGCATGGTCGAGGACCACGCCGTCACGGCCGATGCCCTGCCCGCCAAGGACCAGCTCAGTGCCGAGGAGAAGGCCCTCCTCATCAAGCTCAACCAGACCCTGGCCCGCCTCACCGACGACCTGGAGCGCCGCTACCAGTTCAACACGGTGGTCTCCGGCCTCATGGAGCTGTCCAACGCCCTGCACGATCTGCCTGGGGATGCACCCCACCGCAGGGCCGTCATGCAGCACGCGCTGGACGCCTTCGTGCGCCTCATGTCGCCCGTGGCGCCCCACCTGGCCGAGCAGCTCTGGAGCCAGCTGGGTCGGCCCGGCCTCTGCATGCAGGCCGCCTGGCCCGAGGCCGACGCGCAGTACCTCGAAGCCGATGAGGTCCTCGTGGTGGTGCAGGTGAATGGCAAGGTGCGAGGCCGCATCACGGTGCCCGCCTCGGCCACCGAAGCGCAGCGCCGCGAAGCCGCGCTGGCCTGTCCCGAGGCCCAGTCCCACCTGGCGGGCAAGGAGGTCGTGAAGGTCGTGCTGCCCCCCGGCGGCAAGCTGGTGAGCATCGTGGTGAAAGGCTGA
- a CDS encoding PLP-dependent cysteine synthase family protein, with protein sequence MTKSLPPVVDSVLDLVGNTPLLRLTRFAPEFQIFSKLEYLNPGGSVKDRIGVGMIRAAEALGQIRPGISTIIEPTAGNTGVGLAIAAKALGYRCILCVPTKYSREKMMLMKALGAELVLIPKEQGMKGAIEKCAELAASIPHAFVPQQFANPSNPDSHYATTGPEIWAQMEGRVDAVVLGAGSGGTFTGIARYLKEKNPAIQAVVVQPEGSIYCGAPLKDWVVEGVGNSFIPASLDLSIADKIIDVADADSLATARDLIATEGCLVGASSGANAWAAREVAKSLPAGARVVTLFPDGAERYMSKQPVADLEL encoded by the coding sequence GTGACCAAGTCCCTGCCTCCCGTCGTCGACTCCGTCCTGGACCTGGTGGGGAACACCCCCCTGCTGCGGCTCACGCGCTTCGCACCGGAATTCCAGATCTTCTCCAAGCTCGAGTACCTGAACCCCGGCGGCAGCGTGAAGGACCGCATCGGCGTGGGCATGATCCGGGCCGCCGAGGCCCTGGGCCAGATCCGGCCGGGCATCAGCACCATCATCGAGCCCACCGCGGGCAACACGGGCGTCGGCCTGGCCATCGCCGCGAAGGCCCTGGGCTACCGCTGCATCCTCTGCGTGCCCACGAAGTACAGCCGCGAGAAGATGATGCTCATGAAGGCCCTGGGTGCGGAGCTGGTGCTCATCCCCAAGGAGCAGGGCATGAAGGGCGCCATCGAGAAGTGCGCCGAGCTGGCGGCCAGCATCCCCCACGCCTTCGTGCCCCAGCAGTTCGCCAACCCCAGCAACCCCGACAGCCACTACGCCACCACGGGGCCCGAGATCTGGGCACAGATGGAGGGCCGCGTGGACGCCGTGGTGCTGGGCGCCGGCAGCGGCGGCACCTTCACGGGCATCGCCCGGTACCTGAAGGAGAAGAATCCCGCCATCCAGGCCGTGGTGGTCCAGCCCGAGGGCTCCATCTACTGTGGCGCGCCCCTCAAGGACTGGGTGGTGGAGGGCGTGGGCAACAGCTTCATCCCCGCCAGCCTGGATCTCTCCATCGCCGACAAGATCATCGACGTGGCCGATGCGGACAGTCTGGCCACGGCCCGGGACCTCATTGCCACCGAGGGCTGCCTGGTGGGCGCCTCCAGCGGCGCCAATGCCTGGGCCGCCCGGGAAGTGGCGAAGTCCCTGCCCGCGGGTGCCCGCGTGGTCACCCTCTTCCCCGATGGCGCCGAGCGCTACATGTCCAAGCAGCCCGTGGCCGACCTGGAGCTGTGA